DNA sequence from the Alkaliphilus metalliredigens QYMF genome:
AAAGTGTTATGAGGCGTAGAGAAGTGGGATTTGTTTTTCAGTTTTACAATCTAGTTCCCAATCTAACAGTAGAAGAAAATATCATGCTCCCCATTTTGTTAGATGGTAAAAAGACCAAGAACTATCGGGAAAAGCTAGATGAAATTCTTGATATTGTAGAATTATCTGACCGAAAAACCCATACCCCTCGGGAGCTATCAGGTGGACAACAGCAGCGTGTGGCCATCGCCCGGGCACTGATCAATGAACCCGATATCATTTTAGCTGATGAGCCCACGGGAAATCTAGATAGCAAAACCACTGAGGAAGTAATGAAATTATTACAGCGGATCAACGAAGAAAAAGGAAAGACCATTGTACAGGTGAGTCACTCCTTAGAAACTGCAAAATATAGTAATCGAATTATCAATGTAAAAGATGGGAAGGTGTGGGAGTAGTGAAAACAATCAAAAAAATGACCTTAGTAATATCCATTGTCTTTTTAGGATTTCTAATGGTAGCCTGCAGTAAAGATGAAGAAATATCTAATGTGGAAGAAGTTGATTTATCTCATGAATTAAAAATAATAGAGGCATTTGGATTAATTAAAGCAGAGGAATCAAAAGATATAATCATTGATTTTCCAGCTGTGGTTCAGGAGGTCCTCGTCAAAGACGGTCAGCATATAGGTTTCCATACCCCCATTTTAACCTTAGACCTATCCGAGTATCAGTCACAAATAACCGATAAGAAGAATGACTTGAATATTGCAAAATTAGAACACCAGCGGCTAAATAAAGGCCTTCAGGGACTTACCTTAGAAAACAGAGAACCAGAGATTGACAAGCTCATAAATGACTTAGACTTTTCAAAGAAGTTGTATGGGCAAGCCCTTGAGGACCTGCACTCCAAAGAAAAACTATATGAAGCAGGAGCCATCTCTCAGGAATCTCTTGATCAATTCAAAAGAAGCGTGGATGAAGCCAAGAAAAATGTTGACTCCAGTGAATACGAACTGCAGTTGAGCGCTAGTAGACATGATAGAGAGCTAGAACAGTTCCGCCTCAAACAGGATACCGAAAGTGACCAAGTTGGGATTCAAAGAGAGCGCATCCGCCAGATTGAAAACAATCTATCAGCTTTAAATGATAGGCTTAACAAATCATATATGATAGGAAATCAAATTGTTTCCGAATTTGAATCCGCTGCAGTTCATGATATTACATACGCTTCAGGACATATGACAGACACCGAAAGAAAAGCCTTCAGTATTATCAATCTAGAGAATTTAATTGTGGAAGCCAATGTGGTGGAGGAATTTATTCGAGACGTACACCAAGGGGCATCTGTTAGAATCGTACCCATTGCCGATCGGACACGGGAGTATGAAGGCACCGTCTTTTATATTTCTCAAATGGCGTTCCCTAGTAATGGAGAAACCGTCATCCCAGTTAGGATTTCCATAGACAATCTCGATTCATTCCTTCTGCCTAACTACAATGTTGATGTGTATATTAAAGTTAAATAACACCGTTGAATTTTAAAAAGGTATTGACAGTCAATTGACCGTCAATACCTTCTTTCACCTTCTTTAATTATTGGCATCAGAAATTCATCTGAATCATAGGATTTTATATGTTTAAATTTGTATGATATTCTTTTCTAAGCATATCAGATTCCCACATTGCCTGTTCAACACCCTTTATCTGGCATATTTCATTAAAAAAGCTATCCTTGGTAAATTTAGATGGGAGTTTTACCATAAATCGCACTTCAATCCTATACCCTTCTTCATTTTCATCATCTTCTTCTTCATCTTCTGCAATGACTTTAATGTCTCGAATAGCGATGTGATTTCTTCCTAAAACATGACCTATATCTCCTATCAATCCTGGTCTTTCTATACACTGTAAAATCAATGATCTATATTTCTTTTTGAAGAGTTTTTTTTCGATTGCACCTAGGCTTTTCAATGTAAATAGTACAATAACTGCAGTTGTTATGCCGCCTACATAGTATCCATTTCCTATGGCCAGTCCAATCCCACCACACACCCATATGCTGGCTGCAGTAGTCAGTCCTCTGATATTACTTCCTGTACGCAAAATTGTCCCGGCACCTAAAAATCCAATTCCACTCACGACTTGAGCTGCCAGACGAGCAGGATCTCCACCCTGTCCGCCAACCCCTAATCCGTCAAATCCATACATTGAAATTAACATAATGAGGGTGGATCCTAAGGTGACTAAGACGTGGGTTCTGAGACCAGCAGGTCGATTGCTTGCTTCTCTTTCCATCCCAACCAGTCCTCCTGTTATAGCAGAAAGAACCAATCTGAGAATCGTTTCCCATGTACTTATCAAATGTCCCACCTCCTTTTATACAGTCTTCCTAGAGTATAAAAATCCCACCTCTATGCATACGTGCAGGTGGGATTTCATCATCAGAGGAAGTGTTTTCCTTTACACTCCCTCTATTTCAACTTACTGATACGATTTCGTTATTTACTTTTTTCAGCCTTTGGCTTGGCTGCTTTTCCTTCAGCCAACTTTTCCATCAACATAGGTGAAAACAATGAAACCAAACTCATGACGATTAGTACCCAACTCACTGTACTAGAGAAAAATGCACCATAGCTCCCTCGGCTTAATATCAAGGTTCTTCTTAGGCCAGATTCCCCGATAGGGCCTAGTATCAATGCCAGTACCATGGCTGCTGGATTTAGATCCAGTTTTTTGACAAAGTAGCCAATAATACCGAAAATCAGCATAACCCACACATCAAATATTCGATTATAAATAGAGTAGGATCCGATCACACTTAACCCAAAGACAATTGGAATTAATATACTGTCTTTCACGGATGCAACCTTTGCAAAGTGTTTTCCTGCTAATAGCCCTACGATCAACATAAATATATTTACAATTGCAAAACCAGCAAAGAATGTATAGGTAATCTTAGCATGGGAAGTAAACAATTCAGGACCCGATCTCATTCCTTGAATAATCAATCCACCTAGTAAAATAGCGGTTACACTATTCCCTGGAATTCCCAAGGTCAGGGTTGGAATTAATGATCCTCCAGTTACCGCATTGTTAGCTGCTTCTGCCCCTGCAATCCCTTCAATACTTCCATGTCCAAACTCTTCCTTATTCTTTGAAAAACGTTTTGCTTCATTGTAGCCCATATAGGCTGCAATGGTTCCACCAGCACCAGGTAAAATCCCTGTCACGGTACCGATTACTGTTGAACGTAAACATGTAGGCATAATTCGTTTAATTTCTGCCCAGCTGAGCATAACCCGATCTTCTAAATCCTTAGCTTTTCTTTTATCCTTAATCTTTTCTTCTGCCATGATCAACACCTGTGACATTGAAAATAACCCAATTAACATTGCGGTAAAGGGAACACCATCCAGTAGATATCGTACTCCAAAGGTAAACCGTGCGACACCTGTAATAGGGTCCATTCCAACAGTGGAAATCGCTAACCCGATGACTCCGGATAGTAACCCCTTTATAATGGATTTGGAACTCACCCCAGCGATGATGGTTAATCCAAATATCGATAACCAAAAGTACTCAGATGGACCAAAGCTTAGTGCTAGTTTAGCCAATGGTGGAGATAATAAATACAGGGCGATGGTACTCAAAATTCCTCCAATAAAAGAAGCAATCGTCGCTGTCCCTAGTGCTTTTCCAGCTTGCCCTTTAAGGGTGAGCTGGTATCCATCAATGGCAGTAGCTGCTGCTGAAGAAGTTCCTGGAGTGTGTAGTAAAATCGCCGAGATCGATCCTCCATAAATGGCACCACAATAAACTCCTGCCAAAGCAATCAGCGCTGTATCAGCTGGCATACCAAATGTTACTGGTATTAGTAATGCCACCCCCATTGCTGCAGATAATCCCGGTAAAGCCCCTACTAATATACCAGCAGAAACACTTAGTAATGCTGCTATTAAATTAATCCAGTTCAGCGCATTACCCAAACCAAATAATATATCACTCACTGAATACACCTCTTCCTAAATTAAATGATAAGTCCCTGAGGTAGTCGAACCTTTAATAGTATTTTGAACAAAACGAATATGAATCCACAAAAACCTACGCTAATCATTAATAGCTTTGTTTTTTCTACCTTTAATCCAAATAACACAACGATAAAGTATAAGAATGTTGCCACAAAATATCCTAATACATTAATCAGTGCTACGTAACCACAAGAAGTGGCAGTGATAAATGCCAACTGCTTAATTTCTACACCTTGAAACATTGGTTTTTCCTCAACCGCACTATTTCTATAGGCATTGATTAAAAACACTATGGACAAACCTGCCAACATGATTGTTATAAAAAGCGGATAAAAGGCAGCATCCTTAGGTAATTGACTGGTTAAATAGTAGAATATAGCTGTAAATACCAGCAGTACCCACCCTAGTTTTTGATCCATCGTTTTCATATGAATACCTCCATATTTCTACAATAATTGCATTGCAATCAGTTATATTAGTATTGAACTAATGGGATAGACCTAAATCCATCCCATTACTTCTCTAGTAAAGCCCTATTAGAATCCAATCATAGGCTTAACTTCTTGTAAATAGACAGCTTCATTTTCGATATATCTTTGTAATTCTTCAGGTCCCATATACATAATAGGTAGGTTTGCTTCATTTGCCTTATTTAAATGTTCTTCACTCT
Encoded proteins:
- a CDS encoding ABC transporter ATP-binding protein, which codes for MQTMIQSVELYKSFILGTISVEVLKDINLSITKGEFITIMGPSGSGKSTLLYLMGGLDKPTTGKIIINGQDISTLSDQKQSVMRRREVGFVFQFYNLVPNLTVEENIMLPILLDGKKTKNYREKLDEILDIVELSDRKTHTPRELSGGQQQRVAIARALINEPDIILADEPTGNLDSKTTEEVMKLLQRINEEKGKTIVQVSHSLETAKYSNRIINVKDGKVWE
- a CDS encoding HlyD family secretion protein; its protein translation is MKTIKKMTLVISIVFLGFLMVACSKDEEISNVEEVDLSHELKIIEAFGLIKAEESKDIIIDFPAVVQEVLVKDGQHIGFHTPILTLDLSEYQSQITDKKNDLNIAKLEHQRLNKGLQGLTLENREPEIDKLINDLDFSKKLYGQALEDLHSKEKLYEAGAISQESLDQFKRSVDEAKKNVDSSEYELQLSASRHDRELEQFRLKQDTESDQVGIQRERIRQIENNLSALNDRLNKSYMIGNQIVSEFESAAVHDITYASGHMTDTERKAFSIINLENLIVEANVVEEFIRDVHQGASVRIVPIADRTREYEGTVFYISQMAFPSNGETVIPVRISIDNLDSFLLPNYNVDVYIKVK
- a CDS encoding MgtC/SapB family protein, with translation MISTWETILRLVLSAITGGLVGMEREASNRPAGLRTHVLVTLGSTLIMLISMYGFDGLGVGGQGGDPARLAAQVVSGIGFLGAGTILRTGSNIRGLTTAASIWVCGGIGLAIGNGYYVGGITTAVIVLFTLKSLGAIEKKLFKKKYRSLILQCIERPGLIGDIGHVLGRNHIAIRDIKVIAEDEEEDDENEEGYRIEVRFMVKLPSKFTKDSFFNEICQIKGVEQAMWESDMLRKEYHTNLNI
- a CDS encoding tripartite tricarboxylate transporter permease encodes the protein MSDILFGLGNALNWINLIAALLSVSAGILVGALPGLSAAMGVALLIPVTFGMPADTALIALAGVYCGAIYGGSISAILLHTPGTSSAAATAIDGYQLTLKGQAGKALGTATIASFIGGILSTIALYLLSPPLAKLALSFGPSEYFWLSIFGLTIIAGVSSKSIIKGLLSGVIGLAISTVGMDPITGVARFTFGVRYLLDGVPFTAMLIGLFSMSQVLIMAEEKIKDKRKAKDLEDRVMLSWAEIKRIMPTCLRSTVIGTVTGILPGAGGTIAAYMGYNEAKRFSKNKEEFGHGSIEGIAGAEAANNAVTGGSLIPTLTLGIPGNSVTAILLGGLIIQGMRSGPELFTSHAKITYTFFAGFAIVNIFMLIVGLLAGKHFAKVASVKDSILIPIVFGLSVIGSYSIYNRIFDVWVMLIFGIIGYFVKKLDLNPAAMVLALILGPIGESGLRRTLILSRGSYGAFFSSTVSWVLIVMSLVSLFSPMLMEKLAEGKAAKPKAEKSK
- a CDS encoding tripartite tricarboxylate transporter TctB family protein, which translates into the protein MKTMDQKLGWVLLVFTAIFYYLTSQLPKDAAFYPLFITIMLAGLSIVFLINAYRNSAVEEKPMFQGVEIKQLAFITATSCGYVALINVLGYFVATFLYFIVVLFGLKVEKTKLLMISVGFCGFIFVLFKILLKVRLPQGLII